Proteins from a single region of bacterium:
- a CDS encoding NAD-dependent succinate-semialdehyde dehydrogenase, producing the protein MRPGCTTDDVEHGAEIVAPRQLWIGGRWRAAADGATFPVIDPATEEQIAAVADGTAADLLDAVAAAEAARHAWAARPPRERGEVLRRIHAEMLAHADALAELIVRENGKALGEARSEVTYAAEFFRWYAEEAVRLEGRVVTAPGGANRILVLHQPIGVALCITPWNFPAAMATRKIAPALAAGCGVVLKPASETPLTALALAALYAAAGVPAGLVNVVPTRRHREAVGAALRDARVRKLSFTGSTEVGRALLAQAAERVVKCSMELGGNAPFVVFADADLEGAIAGAMIAKMRHGGEACTAANRFLVEASIAPAFTARLAAAMGALRMGPGLAPGVELGPMVNAATRDKIDGLVRTAVAGGARVVTGGVRPRGRGFFYPPTVLADVAPDAAILGEEIFGPVAPIVTFDDEATAVRLANATEHGLTAYVFTGDLARGLRVAERIEAGMVGLNRGLVSDPAAPFGGMKQSGVGREGGREGLLAFTETQYVAVAW; encoded by the coding sequence GTGCGGCCGGGGTGTACGACCGACGACGTGGAGCACGGAGCCGAGATCGTCGCGCCACGGCAGCTCTGGATCGGCGGCCGCTGGCGCGCCGCCGCCGACGGCGCGACCTTCCCGGTGATCGACCCGGCCACCGAGGAGCAGATCGCCGCCGTCGCGGACGGCACGGCGGCCGACCTGCTCGACGCGGTCGCGGCGGCCGAGGCCGCGCGCCATGCATGGGCGGCCCGCCCGCCGCGCGAGCGCGGCGAGGTCCTGCGTCGGATTCACGCAGAGATGCTCGCGCACGCCGACGCGCTCGCCGAGCTCATCGTCCGCGAGAACGGCAAAGCGCTCGGCGAGGCGCGCAGCGAGGTGACGTACGCGGCGGAGTTCTTCCGCTGGTATGCCGAGGAGGCCGTGCGCCTCGAGGGCCGCGTGGTGACGGCACCGGGCGGCGCGAACCGCATTCTCGTGCTGCACCAGCCGATCGGCGTCGCCCTGTGCATCACGCCCTGGAACTTCCCCGCGGCCATGGCGACGCGGAAGATCGCGCCCGCGCTGGCCGCGGGATGCGGGGTGGTGCTGAAGCCCGCCAGCGAGACGCCGCTCACGGCGCTCGCGCTCGCGGCACTCTATGCCGCCGCGGGGGTGCCGGCCGGCCTCGTCAACGTCGTGCCCACCCGCCGGCATCGCGAGGCCGTCGGCGCCGCGCTCCGCGATGCGCGCGTGCGCAAGCTGAGCTTCACGGGCTCGACCGAGGTGGGCCGCGCGCTGCTCGCCCAGGCGGCCGAGCGGGTGGTGAAATGCTCGATGGAGCTCGGCGGCAACGCCCCGTTCGTCGTCTTCGCCGACGCCGACCTCGAGGGTGCGATCGCAGGCGCCATGATCGCCAAGATGCGCCACGGCGGCGAGGCGTGCACGGCGGCCAACCGTTTCCTCGTCGAAGCCTCGATCGCGCCGGCGTTCACGGCGCGCCTGGCCGCGGCGATGGGGGCGCTGCGCATGGGGCCCGGCCTGGCGCCCGGCGTCGAGCTCGGCCCGATGGTGAACGCCGCGACGCGCGACAAGATCGACGGGCTGGTACGGACGGCCGTCGCCGGCGGCGCCCGCGTCGTCACCGGAGGGGTGCGGCCGCGCGGGCGCGGCTTCTTCTATCCGCCGACCGTGCTCGCCGACGTCGCACCGGACGCCGCGATCCTGGGTGAGGAGATCTTCGGTCCCGTCGCCCCGATCGTGACCTTCGACGACGAGGCGACGGCCGTGCGGCTCGCGAACGCGACCGAGCACGGGCTCACGGCCTACGTCTTCACCGGCGATCTCGCGCGTGGGCTGCGCGTCGCCGAGCGCATCGAGGCGGGCATGGTCGGCCTCAACCGCGGCCTCGTCTCCGACCCCGCGGCGCCGTTCGGCGGCATGAAGCAGAGCGGCGTCGGACGCGAGGGCGGGCGCGAAGGCCTGCTCGCCTTCACCGAGACGCAGTACGTCGCGGTCGCCTGGTGA
- a CDS encoding TetR/AcrR family transcriptional regulator, translating into MSRRTPAAARGREAASTRDVILDAAERRFAERGFAGVSMREIAADAGLRNQASLYHHFRHKRALYEAVLARGIEPILGLVAESAAAGAPGSWGETAVDRLVVYLADHPHLPRLIQRAALEDRRYLPSVIPRLLRPLYQQGLRALAETRTPWAPADMPHLASALYLLIFGYFASAALFEAVTQQDPRSPAAVMRQRRFVKSALGRLFAGPAPEPAPRTLRRRSS; encoded by the coding sequence ATGAGCCGGCGCACCCCGGCCGCCGCCCGCGGTCGAGAAGCGGCGTCGACGCGCGACGTCATCCTCGACGCCGCGGAGCGCCGCTTCGCGGAGCGCGGCTTCGCCGGCGTCTCCATGCGCGAGATCGCCGCCGACGCGGGCCTGCGCAACCAGGCGAGCCTCTACCACCACTTCCGCCACAAGCGCGCGCTCTACGAGGCCGTGCTCGCGCGCGGCATCGAGCCCATCCTCGGGCTCGTCGCGGAGAGCGCAGCGGCGGGCGCGCCGGGCAGCTGGGGCGAAACGGCCGTCGATCGGCTCGTCGTCTACCTCGCCGACCACCCGCACCTGCCCCGCCTGATCCAGCGCGCCGCGCTCGAAGATCGGCGCTACCTGCCGAGCGTCATCCCGCGCCTCCTGCGCCCGCTCTACCAGCAGGGCCTGCGCGCGCTCGCCGAGACGCGCACGCCGTGGGCGCCGGCCGACATGCCCCACCTGGCCTCGGCGCTCTACCTCCTCATCTTCGGGTATTTCGCGAGCGCCGCCCTGTTCGAGGCGGTCACGCAGCAGGATCCGCGCAGCCCCGCGGCCGTCATGCGCCAGCGCCGCTTCGTCAAGAGCGCGCTCGGCCGCCTCTTTGCCGGCCCCGCGCCGGAGCCCGCCCCACGGACGTTGCGACGTCGCTCCAGCTGA
- a CDS encoding Zn-dependent alcohol dehydrogenase, which yields MVKGAVLHGFLEPLKIESLELKAPRPNEVVVKLAASGVCHSDLSVQQMKLPFPPPVVLGHEGAGIVEEVGKDVTTLAPGDHVVLSWVENCGHCHYCDKGTSHLCEAGMQSMMMGQEGVFTKDGQDISRMAGVGSFAERTVVRATAAIKVPKDVPLDRACLVGCGVMTGVGAVFNTARVKPGETVAVFGCGGVGLNVIQGAALSGAARIVAVDLSPKKLEMAMQFGATDAIKAGGDTDPAMAIKDLLGGLGVDYAFEVIGAPPVILQAFNALKRGGKVIVVGVPGMGTDITVPGAAVPLEEKSVIGSLYGSGNVKRDMPLLIDLYMRGKLKIDELVSRRIKLDEVNDAFAAMEAGEVARSVIVY from the coding sequence ATGGTCAAGGGAGCAGTACTTCATGGCTTCCTCGAGCCGCTCAAGATCGAGTCGCTCGAGCTGAAGGCCCCACGTCCGAACGAGGTCGTCGTCAAGCTTGCGGCGAGCGGCGTCTGTCACTCGGACCTGTCCGTGCAGCAGATGAAGCTGCCCTTCCCGCCGCCGGTGGTTCTCGGCCACGAGGGCGCCGGTATCGTCGAGGAGGTCGGCAAGGACGTCACCACGCTCGCGCCGGGCGATCACGTCGTCCTCTCGTGGGTCGAGAACTGCGGCCACTGCCATTACTGCGACAAGGGCACGAGCCACCTCTGCGAAGCCGGCATGCAGTCGATGATGATGGGCCAGGAGGGCGTCTTCACGAAGGACGGCCAGGACATCTCACGCATGGCCGGCGTCGGCTCGTTCGCGGAGCGCACCGTGGTGCGCGCCACCGCCGCCATCAAGGTACCGAAGGACGTGCCGCTCGACCGCGCCTGCCTCGTCGGCTGCGGGGTCATGACCGGCGTCGGCGCGGTCTTCAACACGGCCCGCGTGAAGCCCGGCGAGACGGTCGCGGTGTTCGGCTGCGGCGGCGTCGGCCTCAACGTGATCCAGGGCGCGGCGCTCTCCGGCGCGGCGCGCATCGTCGCCGTCGACCTGTCTCCGAAGAAGCTCGAGATGGCGATGCAGTTCGGCGCCACCGACGCCATCAAGGCGGGCGGCGACACCGATCCGGCCATGGCCATCAAGGACCTCCTCGGCGGCCTCGGCGTCGATTACGCCTTCGAGGTGATCGGCGCGCCGCCGGTGATCCTCCAGGCGTTCAACGCGCTGAAGCGCGGCGGCAAGGTGATCGTCGTCGGCGTGCCCGGCATGGGCACCGACATCACCGTGCCCGGCGCGGCCGTGCCGCTCGAGGAGAAGTCGGTGATCGGCTCGCTCTATGGGTCGGGCAACGTGAAGCGCGACATGCCGCTCCTGATCGATCTCTACATGCGCGGCAAGCTCAAGATCGACGAGCTGGTCTCGCGCCGCATCAAGCTCGACGAGGTGAACGACGCCTTCGCCGCGATGGAGGCGGGCGAGGTCGCCCGTAGCGTCATCGTCTACTGA
- a CDS encoding cytochrome P450, which yields MSLPGIDLFDQDRYARQGPPHADFTRLRAEEPVTWHEMPNDIGFWAVTRYDDVFKVSLDQKTFSSARGGVILRSWKDGEYEPQAGMLVNLDPPQHTKYRRLVSTGFSNKMIRRLEPHVREITNDIIDQIAHQGECDFVASISAELPLRVIVELIGVPQSDRHRVLDWSNKMIGFDDPEYQTDPAVPQIAAAELFMYANALAEQRLSHPREDLVTDLMQAEVDGSKLTLMEFNSFFMLLLVAGNETTRNLVSGGMLALIEHPEERARLLADPSLLDAAVEEMLRWVTPVNQFRRTATRDVELGGQAIKEGDKVVLFYASANRDEARFADPQRFDVGRTPNEHLAFGIGPHFCLGANLARLEIRVMFEELLRRLPDIELAGPVERLRSNFINGIKRMPIRFTPERARARA from the coding sequence ATGTCGCTGCCGGGAATCGATCTCTTCGACCAGGACCGTTACGCTCGGCAGGGTCCGCCCCACGCCGACTTCACGCGCCTGCGCGCCGAGGAGCCGGTGACGTGGCACGAGATGCCGAACGACATCGGCTTCTGGGCGGTCACGCGTTACGACGACGTCTTCAAGGTGTCGCTCGACCAGAAGACGTTCTCGTCGGCGCGCGGCGGCGTCATCCTCCGCTCGTGGAAGGACGGCGAGTACGAGCCGCAGGCGGGCATGCTCGTGAACCTCGACCCGCCGCAGCACACGAAGTACCGGCGGCTCGTCAGCACGGGGTTCTCGAACAAGATGATCCGCCGGCTCGAGCCCCACGTCCGCGAGATCACCAACGACATCATCGACCAGATCGCGCACCAGGGCGAGTGCGACTTCGTCGCCTCGATCTCGGCCGAGCTGCCGCTGCGGGTGATCGTCGAGCTCATCGGCGTGCCGCAGAGCGACCGCCATCGCGTGCTCGACTGGAGCAACAAGATGATCGGCTTCGACGATCCGGAGTACCAGACGGATCCGGCCGTCCCGCAGATCGCCGCCGCCGAGCTCTTCATGTACGCCAACGCGCTCGCCGAGCAGCGCCTGTCGCACCCGCGCGAAGACCTCGTCACCGACCTCATGCAGGCCGAAGTCGACGGCAGCAAGCTGACGCTGATGGAGTTCAACAGCTTCTTCATGCTGCTGCTGGTCGCGGGCAACGAGACGACGCGCAATCTCGTCTCCGGCGGCATGCTGGCGCTGATCGAGCACCCCGAGGAGCGCGCCCGCCTGCTCGCCGATCCGTCGCTGCTCGACGCCGCGGTCGAGGAGATGCTGCGCTGGGTGACGCCCGTGAATCAGTTCCGGCGCACGGCCACCCGCGACGTCGAGCTCGGCGGCCAGGCGATCAAGGAGGGCGACAAGGTCGTCCTCTTCTATGCCTCCGCGAACCGCGACGAGGCCAGGTTCGCCGATCCGCAGCGCTTCGACGTCGGCCGCACGCCGAACGAGCATCTCGCCTTCGGCATCGGCCCGCACTTCTGCCTCGGCGCCAACCTCGCCCGGCTCGAGATCCGGGTGATGTTCGAGGAGCTGCTGCGCCGTCTGCCCGACATCGAGCTGGCCGGCCCGGTCGAGCGCCTGCGCTCCAACTTCATCAACGGCATCAAGCGCATGCCGATCCGGTTCACCCCGGAGCGCGCGCGCGCCCGCGCCTGA
- a CDS encoding FAD-dependent oxidoreductase, whose translation MTAASVDVAIVGGGISGLGAARALAAQGASVVVLEARDRVGGRTWSEQRHGAWFDRGGQWRGSNQPRMAALCEALGLRLFPTHHQGRKVLWLGDRISSYAGALPSMAPHKLVLLHVLLRSADVLARRVSAEAPWTARLAALADAVTVEAWRRLTPMGSDVRGVMDAAVRTVFGAEAGELSMLWFLAYLRAGGGMRSLVEIENGAQEQRFVDGAQAVSLGMAAALGDRVVLRAPVRAVVQDAQGVSLATDAGTWRSRYAIVAIPPSLAGRIRWDPGMPPDRDNLTARFPMGATIKFHALYERPFWREAGYSGELVCDRGPVAVAFDNTSHDGRVPALLGFGVGDAARAWGRRDPAERRAAVLDVFARCFGSAAKQPVDWLEQDWSTEAWSGGCPVGNPSPGTLVMLGPALRTPVGRVHWAGTETATAWTGYMEGALQAAERAVAEVSARL comes from the coding sequence ATGACGGCGGCGTCGGTCGACGTCGCGATCGTCGGGGGCGGCATCTCCGGGCTCGGCGCGGCACGGGCGCTCGCGGCGCAGGGCGCGTCGGTGGTCGTGCTCGAGGCCCGGGATCGCGTCGGCGGGCGGACGTGGAGCGAGCAGCGCCACGGCGCCTGGTTCGACCGCGGCGGCCAGTGGCGCGGCTCGAACCAGCCGCGCATGGCCGCGCTGTGCGAGGCGCTCGGGCTGCGCCTCTTCCCGACCCATCACCAGGGGCGCAAGGTCCTGTGGCTCGGCGATCGCATCTCGTCCTACGCCGGTGCCCTGCCCTCGATGGCGCCGCACAAGCTCGTGCTGCTGCACGTCCTGCTGCGCAGCGCCGACGTGCTCGCGCGGCGCGTGTCCGCCGAAGCGCCCTGGACGGCACGCCTCGCGGCCCTCGCCGACGCGGTCACGGTCGAGGCCTGGCGGCGCCTCACGCCGATGGGCAGCGACGTGCGCGGCGTGATGGACGCGGCAGTGCGCACCGTCTTCGGCGCCGAGGCGGGCGAGCTGTCGATGCTGTGGTTCCTCGCCTATCTCCGCGCCGGGGGCGGCATGCGCAGCCTGGTCGAGATCGAGAACGGCGCCCAGGAGCAGCGCTTCGTCGACGGGGCGCAGGCCGTGTCGCTCGGCATGGCCGCGGCGCTCGGCGACCGCGTCGTGCTGCGCGCGCCGGTGCGCGCCGTCGTGCAGGACGCGCAGGGCGTCTCGCTCGCGACCGACGCGGGCACGTGGCGGAGCCGCTACGCGATCGTGGCGATCCCGCCGTCGCTCGCCGGGCGCATCCGCTGGGATCCGGGCATGCCGCCGGACCGCGACAATCTGACGGCGCGCTTTCCCATGGGCGCGACGATCAAGTTCCACGCGCTCTACGAGCGCCCGTTCTGGCGCGAGGCCGGCTACTCGGGCGAGCTCGTCTGCGACCGCGGCCCGGTCGCGGTCGCCTTCGACAACACGTCGCACGACGGCCGCGTGCCCGCCCTGCTCGGCTTCGGCGTCGGCGACGCCGCCCGCGCCTGGGGGCGCCGCGATCCGGCCGAGCGCCGCGCCGCCGTGCTCGACGTCTTCGCGCGCTGCTTCGGCTCGGCCGCGAAGCAGCCCGTCGACTGGCTCGAGCAGGACTGGTCGACCGAGGCGTGGAGCGGCGGCTGTCCGGTCGGCAACCCGAGCCCGGGCACCCTCGTCATGCTCGGACCGGCGCTGCGCACCCCCGTCGGCCGCGTGCACTGGGCGGGCACCGAGACCGCGACCGCGTGGACCGGCTACATGGAGGGTGCGCTACAGGCCGCCGAGCGCGCCGTCGCCGAGGTGAGCGCGCGCCTGTGA
- a CDS encoding nuclear transport factor 2 family protein produces MSPPDLQALADRAAIHDLVVGYFLAVDRRDWEAVRGCFSDDAELDYAVFRGPRDEVLAAIQRGLAFFESTMHFGGNVLVELAGDVARCESYAVCYHRHHDGDRLVDRVCALHYRDALARDGEVWRIRRRRVTFVWERLDPVTLPPVPR; encoded by the coding sequence GTGTCTCCCCCCGACCTCCAGGCACTGGCCGACCGCGCCGCGATCCACGACCTCGTCGTCGGCTACTTCCTGGCCGTCGACCGGCGCGACTGGGAGGCCGTGCGCGGCTGCTTCAGCGACGACGCCGAGCTCGACTACGCGGTCTTCCGCGGCCCGCGCGACGAGGTGCTGGCGGCGATCCAGCGCGGCCTCGCGTTCTTCGAGTCGACGATGCACTTCGGCGGCAACGTGCTGGTCGAGCTGGCGGGCGACGTGGCGCGCTGCGAGAGCTATGCCGTCTGCTACCACCGTCACCACGACGGCGACCGGCTCGTCGACCGCGTCTGCGCCCTCCACTATCGCGACGCGCTCGCCCGCGACGGCGAGGTGTGGCGCATCCGGCGGCGGCGCGTCACCTTCGTCTGGGAGCGGCTCGACCCGGTCACGCTGCCGCCGGTGCCCCGATGA
- a CDS encoding phosphotransferase: protein MLGRHRDLDAVHAALTSWLRSKMPDARDLAISALRAPKAGVSNETFLFEATWRGGARRMVARLQPTDFLVFPEYDLGVQTGVMQRLEGTSVPVPHVRWHEPDPDVLGSAFYVMDAVDGEVPSEVPSFHVYGWIRDADPARRPGIWWNGLEALAHVHAIDWKARGLDVLGAPGPGTDPLDRQLAYWERYLRWVTADGPEQPTLEAALSWLRTNRFTPARTALCWGDARMPNLMFRDDRVVAVLDWEMAFLGDPESDLLWWCFLDWANNEGYGAPHLDGIPGKDDTLARYAELTGHPVRNAHWHEVFAAFRYGAIMARVATRLEAIGASTPSPDFATNNVPTQAVARLLGLPPPGEAQRQTTVGTRDAAAPVHLQLRLDGPGGGDWYVVIHGSEATRHPGVHDSPDATLTALHADWRAVQRGELDRLAAFLDGKLKIDGDLTLFMLHEELITRVTRED, encoded by the coding sequence ATGCTCGGACGCCACCGCGATCTCGACGCCGTCCACGCGGCGCTCACGAGCTGGCTGCGCAGCAAGATGCCGGACGCGCGCGATCTCGCGATCTCCGCGCTGCGGGCGCCGAAGGCCGGCGTCTCGAACGAGACCTTCCTCTTCGAAGCCACCTGGCGCGGCGGCGCACGACGCATGGTCGCGCGCCTCCAACCCACCGACTTCCTCGTCTTCCCCGAGTACGACCTCGGCGTGCAGACCGGCGTCATGCAGCGGCTCGAGGGCACGAGCGTCCCGGTGCCGCACGTACGCTGGCACGAGCCCGATCCGGACGTCCTCGGCAGCGCCTTCTACGTCATGGACGCGGTCGACGGCGAGGTGCCGTCGGAGGTGCCGTCGTTCCACGTCTACGGCTGGATCCGCGACGCCGATCCGGCGCGCCGGCCCGGCATCTGGTGGAACGGCCTCGAGGCGCTCGCCCACGTGCATGCGATCGACTGGAAGGCGCGCGGCCTCGACGTCCTCGGCGCGCCCGGTCCGGGTACCGACCCGCTCGACCGCCAGCTCGCGTATTGGGAGCGCTATCTGCGCTGGGTGACGGCCGACGGCCCCGAGCAGCCGACGCTCGAGGCGGCGCTGTCCTGGCTGCGCACGAACCGCTTCACGCCCGCCCGCACCGCGCTGTGCTGGGGCGACGCGCGCATGCCGAACCTCATGTTCCGCGACGACCGCGTCGTCGCGGTGCTCGACTGGGAGATGGCGTTCCTCGGCGACCCCGAGTCCGATCTCCTGTGGTGGTGCTTCCTCGACTGGGCGAACAACGAGGGCTACGGCGCGCCGCATCTGGACGGCATCCCCGGCAAAGACGACACGCTGGCGCGCTACGCCGAGCTCACCGGTCACCCGGTCCGCAACGCCCACTGGCACGAGGTGTTCGCCGCCTTCCGCTACGGCGCGATCATGGCGCGCGTCGCAACCCGTCTCGAGGCGATCGGCGCCAGCACGCCGTCGCCCGATTTCGCGACCAACAACGTGCCGACGCAGGCCGTGGCCCGGCTCCTCGGCCTCCCGCCTCCGGGCGAGGCGCAGAGGCAGACGACCGTCGGCACGCGCGACGCGGCCGCGCCCGTACACCTCCAGCTGCGGCTCGACGGGCCCGGCGGCGGCGACTGGTACGTCGTCATCCACGGCAGCGAGGCGACGCGCCACCCCGGTGTCCACGACAGCCCCGACGCCACGCTCACCGCGCTGCACGCGGACTGGCGCGCCGTCCAGCGCGGCGAGCTCGATCGTCTCGCCGCGTTCCTCGACGGCAAGCTCAAGATCGACGGAGACCTCACGCTCTTCATGCTGCACGAGGAGCTGATCACGCGCGTCACGCGCGAGGACTGA
- a CDS encoding SDR family oxidoreductase translates to MGRLAGKVAIVTGAASGIGAATLRRFAAEGASVVCADIDDEGGARVVDEVRRAGGTGEFRHTDVAVLADLEATVAFAVDRFGGLDVVHNNAAWSGGGYVGDLDPEIWDVSIRIMLTGVFYGMRAAIPAMLARGGGAIVNTSSIEAIVAEILAAPYNTAKAGMINLTRTVAVEYGRRGIRANCICPGVVETPMLERLLAVAPKPREAIAEAHALGRLLRPDEIANVALFLASDESSAITGAAVVVDGGLTCGSPISGFPPYGG, encoded by the coding sequence GTGGGTCGACTGGCGGGCAAGGTCGCGATCGTCACGGGCGCCGCGTCCGGCATCGGCGCCGCGACGCTCCGCCGCTTCGCGGCCGAAGGCGCGTCCGTCGTCTGCGCCGACATCGACGACGAGGGCGGCGCCCGCGTGGTCGACGAAGTCCGGCGCGCCGGCGGCACGGGCGAGTTCCGCCACACCGACGTCGCCGTCCTCGCCGACCTCGAGGCGACGGTCGCGTTCGCAGTCGACCGCTTCGGCGGGCTCGACGTCGTCCACAACAACGCCGCCTGGTCGGGCGGCGGCTACGTCGGCGACCTCGATCCCGAGATCTGGGACGTCAGCATCCGCATCATGCTGACCGGCGTCTTCTACGGGATGCGGGCGGCCATTCCCGCGATGCTGGCCCGCGGCGGCGGCGCGATCGTCAACACCTCCTCGATCGAGGCCATCGTCGCGGAGATCCTGGCCGCGCCCTACAACACGGCGAAGGCCGGCATGATCAACCTGACGCGCACGGTCGCCGTCGAGTACGGCCGGCGCGGCATCCGGGCGAACTGCATCTGCCCCGGCGTCGTCGAGACGCCGATGCTCGAGCGGCTGCTCGCGGTGGCGCCGAAGCCGCGCGAGGCGATCGCCGAGGCGCACGCGCTCGGACGTCTGCTGCGGCCCGACGAGATCGCCAACGTCGCCCTCTTCCTCGCCAGCGACGAGTCCTCGGCGATCACCGGCGCGGCCGTCGTCGTCGACGGCGGGCTCACCTGCGGCTCGCCGATCAGCGGCTTCCCGCCCTACGGAGGCTGA
- a CDS encoding Hsp20/alpha crystallin family protein, with protein MTTQELEAKEKQELAEREHTRPGRTYVPDVDIRENEDALWLWADMPGVAQKDVEVELHDDVLTIAGRISTQGYEGLSPLYTEYNVGNFQRRFTLPSGEHFDREQVTAKLTNGVLAVKLPKAEKAKPRRIDVAVG; from the coding sequence ATGACGACCCAGGAACTCGAGGCCAAGGAGAAGCAGGAGCTCGCGGAGCGCGAGCACACCCGCCCCGGTCGCACCTACGTGCCGGACGTCGACATCCGCGAGAACGAGGACGCCCTGTGGCTGTGGGCCGACATGCCCGGCGTCGCGCAGAAGGACGTCGAGGTCGAGCTGCACGACGACGTGCTCACGATCGCCGGCCGCATCTCGACGCAGGGGTACGAGGGACTCTCGCCGCTCTACACCGAGTACAACGTCGGCAACTTCCAGCGTCGCTTCACGCTGCCGAGCGGTGAGCACTTCGACCGCGAGCAGGTCACGGCGAAGCTCACGAACGGCGTCCTCGCCGTGAAGCTGCCGAAGGCGGAGAAGGCGAAGCCGCGCCGCATCGACGTGGCGGTCGGCTGA
- a CDS encoding Hsp20/alpha crystallin family protein, whose product MGLFQQSLGDLLRLQKELDSWRRNPAAGFFGQGPSRAYSQVNVFRDAEGLVVRTELPGVAPADVQVNAERRRLTVSGERKADADVQNAGFHRRERAFGRFSRTLILPEDVDVSQAKAEYASGVLTVRIPQHAAAKPRQITVQAA is encoded by the coding sequence ATGGGTCTCTTCCAACAGTCGCTCGGCGATCTGCTCCGGCTCCAGAAGGAGCTCGATTCGTGGCGGCGCAATCCGGCCGCGGGGTTCTTCGGACAGGGTCCGTCGCGCGCCTACTCGCAGGTGAACGTCTTCCGCGACGCGGAAGGCCTCGTGGTCCGCACCGAGCTGCCGGGCGTCGCGCCGGCGGACGTCCAGGTGAACGCCGAGCGCCGCCGCCTCACCGTCAGCGGTGAGCGCAAGGCCGACGCCGACGTGCAGAACGCCGGGTTCCACCGCCGCGAGCGTGCGTTCGGCCGCTTCTCGCGCACGCTGATCCTGCCCGAGGACGTCGACGTCTCGCAGGCGAAGGCCGAGTACGCGAGCGGCGTGCTCACCGTCCGCATCCCGCAGCATGCCGCCGCCAAGCCGCGCCAGATCACGGTGCAGGCGGCGTAA
- a CDS encoding alpha/beta hydrolase, giving the protein MALDPQAKQLLDQMAAMGTPPLESLPVADARLLMESMRGLMGEPEPIAHVEDRTVPGPGGTIPARLYRPAGDAPLPLLVYYHGGGWVLGGLESHDGVCRSLANQAGCAVLSIDYRLAPEHRYPAAADDCYAALVWAAANAAALGADPTRLAIGGDSAGGNLTAVTAIQARDRGGPRVRLQLLVYPVTDHSYDTASYAENADGYFLTKAAMVWFWNHYLGGDAGTAATASPLRAADLAGLPPALVITAEFDPLRDEGESYARRLREAGVPTTLTRYDGMIHGFFTMGPLLGQGARAVAESAAALRAALA; this is encoded by the coding sequence ATGGCGCTCGATCCGCAGGCGAAGCAGCTCCTCGATCAGATGGCCGCGATGGGGACGCCGCCGCTCGAATCGTTGCCCGTCGCCGACGCCCGCCTGCTGATGGAGTCGATGCGCGGGCTCATGGGCGAGCCCGAGCCGATCGCGCACGTCGAAGACCGCACCGTGCCCGGGCCCGGCGGTACGATCCCCGCGCGACTCTACCGGCCCGCGGGCGACGCGCCGCTGCCGCTGCTCGTCTACTACCACGGCGGCGGATGGGTCCTCGGCGGCCTCGAGTCGCACGACGGCGTGTGCCGCAGCCTCGCCAACCAGGCGGGCTGTGCGGTCCTCTCCATCGATTACCGACTGGCGCCGGAGCATCGCTACCCGGCAGCAGCGGACGACTGCTACGCCGCCCTGGTCTGGGCCGCGGCGAACGCGGCCGCCCTCGGCGCCGACCCGACACGGCTCGCGATCGGCGGCGACAGCGCGGGCGGCAACCTCACCGCCGTCACGGCCATCCAGGCGCGCGACCGCGGCGGTCCCCGCGTTCGCCTCCAGCTCCTCGTGTACCCGGTGACGGACCACTCCTACGACACCGCGTCGTACGCCGAGAACGCCGACGGCTACTTCCTCACCAAGGCAGCGATGGTGTGGTTCTGGAACCACTACCTCGGGGGCGATGCCGGAACCGCGGCGACGGCGTCGCCGCTGCGGGCGGCGGACCTCGCCGGGCTGCCGCCGGCGCTCGTCATCACGGCCGAGTTCGATCCGCTGCGCGACGAGGGCGAGTCCTACGCGCGTCGCCTGCGCGAGGCCGGCGTGCCGACGACCCTGACGCGCTACGACGGCATGATCCACGGCTTCTTCACCATGGGGCCGCTGCTCGGGCAGGGTGCACGGGCGGTCGCCGAGTCGGCCGCGGCACTCCGCGCCGCGCTCGCCTGA